CCTTCGTCAGCCACGCCTTCGCGTACACGCCCGCCGGCACCGCCGCCGGCTCCGCCAGCACCACCCGCTTGAGCCCCTTCAGGTCCGCCGGCCCGGCGACCTTCACCGCCGACTTCACCGGCACCACCACCACCAGCCGGTTGGACAGCAGGTCCACCCGCGAGCCCGCCTGCACGAGCCCCGCCCGGTCGACCACGTCCAGCTTCGCCTCGTCGGCGGAGAGGAACGCATCCGCCGGGGCCCCCGCGACCACCTGGCGTGCCAGGTCGCTGGACGCCCCGAAGGCGAACCGCACCCGGTGCCCCGAGGCCTGCTGGAACGCGGGCGCCAACGCCTGGAGTGCGTCCGTCGCGCTCGCCGCCGCGAACACCAGCACCTCCTCCGCCCGCGCCGACGACACCGACACCCACACCAGCAGCACCCCCCACCACGCACGTCGCATCGTCCGCTCCTCCCGCACCCGGCCCCGCCGGAAGCCGTCCCGAGCCTACAAGTTGACCTGCCCGCACCCCGCCGCTAATGAATACTCTGTGTCACGGAATATCTCTAAAGAGGATGAAGCGCTCTCGAAGGACATCGACCGGATGCAGGAGTTGATGTTCTCGCTGGGCCGTCGCCGTTCCCTCCGTGACCCCATCGCCAGCACCTGCGAGCAGCTCCAGTTCACGCCGCCCCAGGTGCATGCCCTGCTGTGGCTGGGCCTGGACGGCTCGCTCACCATGGGCGAGCTGGCCCGGCGACTGGGCGTCACCGAAAAGACCGTCACGGGCGTCGTGGACCGCCTGGAGCGCGAAGGCCACATCGTCCGCGAACGCGGAGAGACCGACCGGCGCATCGTGCGCTGCCGCCTCACCGACAAGGGCAAGCAGACCTTCGCCAAGCTCGACCGCTCCATGCACCGCGCGATGGGCGTGGTGATGGGCATGCTCGACCCTGACGACCGCCAGGCCCTCTTCCGCGTCCTGGAGAAGGTGCTCAGCAAGCTGGACGCGCCCGCGCCGGACACCGCGTCGGGGACCTGAGGCACTTCAGCGCCCGCCCGGTGCCCGCGCCCACAAGAGGCGCGGGTGCAGGAGCAGCGCGAACGCCTCCCGCACCGTCCAGTAGGCCCGGTCCCACGCGCCCATCCGCCCTTCGATGGGGGCGGGGCTCGTGGCCACCTCCAGCCCCTCGCGCCGGAAGCACTGCCTCGCGCGCAGCAGGTGATACGGGTCGGAGACCACCACCACCCGGCGCGCCCCCCGCTCGCGCAGCACGCGCGCGCTGAACCGCGCGTTGGCTTCCGTGGAGTGGCTTTCCTCCTCCAGCACGCACGCGGACGCGGGCACGCCCGCCGCCACCGCCAGCTCGCGCATCACGCGCGCCTCGGACGGCGGATGGGCGCCCACGCCTCCGGACAACACCAGCCACGGCGCCACGCCCCGGCGGTACAGCGCCACCGCCTGCTCCATGCGCGCCGCCAGCGCGCCAGACGGCACACCGCCCGGCAGCACCCGCGCGCCCAGCACCACCAGCGCGTCCGCGTCCGTCACGCGCTCGCGCCGGCCAAAGCGGTCCACCCAGAAGGCCAGCCCGAACACGCCGCCCGTGAGCACGCCCGCGCACAGAAGCACCGCCCGGCGCGCACGTCCGGGTCTGGGAAGAAGGGCAAGGGGCCGCACCGCCGGGAACCTAGTCCTGCACCGGACATCCCGCGGTCCCGTGAACACCTTCAGCGAGGCAATGTGTCCGCGATAACAGGTTTCACCAAGTCCGGCGGATGGACAACCCGGTGAATTGTCGCGATGCGTATCGCCCCGGAGTGGGTCTCAAGACACAATGCGCAAGATGACCCGGCCGGGGTCCGAGACGAACCCGGAGCGGCCGGTGGGAGGCATACGGATGGATGTCAAAGGCGTCGCATTCCTGGCACGGCAGACCATGGCGGTGCAGGCCTTCGGCGAACCGGCATGGCGGGCCTTCGTCGCGGAGCAGGCGAAGCGGGACCCCATCTTCGGGCAGCTCATCATGCCCGTGTCGCGCATCCCGGCGGATGCCTTCCTGCGCTTCAACGAGGCCATGACCCAGCGCTTCTACGGCGGCGACACCAAGGCCTACTGGCAATACGGCATCAAGTCCGCCGAGTACGCGCTGAGCCAGGGCCAGCTCAAGACGATGTTCGGCAAGGACGACTTCCGCCGCTTCGCCCTGTTCACCCCCGGCATCTGGAAGGGCTACTTCACCGAGGGCGAGCTGACCGCGCAGCTGCAGGGCGACACCGTGGAGCTGCGCATCACCGGCGTGCCCCGGCCGCACATCTACTTCGAACTCGCGGTGATGGGCTTCGCCTCCGGGGGCCTCGCGTACCTGAGCGGCCGTAAGGAGATCCACCACGAGGTGGTGAAGGGCTTCAGCAAGGGGGACATGGAGGTCCTCTACCGCTTCACCCTGCCCACCCCGGCTTGAGCCTCAGGGCGCCGCGGCGGCCGTGGCCGAGCCGGCGGGCGCGGCGCCGGCCGGAGCCACGACGACCGGAGCACCGACCGGAGCTTCGACCGGAGCTTTGGGGGGCACAAGCCGCAGGTCCGCCACCACGGGATAGTGGTCGGACACGCCCACGCGCAGCACGCGCGTGGACACCGGCGTGAACGCGCCACACGCCATCACGTAGTCAATGCGCAGCGACGGCAGGAACAGCGGCATCGGATAGGTGCCCGTCCCGTCGGAGCGGGTGACGCGCGCCACGTCCTGGAGCTGGCGGCGCAGCAGGCGCACCGGGCGCGAGTCCGGGTCGTCGTTCAAGTCCCCCATCAGGAGCCGGGGCCGGGTGTCCTTCGCCAGCAACTGCGAGATGAAGACGCTCTGACGCACGCGCGCCGCGCCGTTGAAGGGCCGGCGGATGAGGTGCGTGGCGTAGACGCTCACCTCGCGCCCATCCACGTCCAGCACCGCGTGCGCCAGCGTGCGCGGCTCCGCGCCCTTCGGAGTGGGCAGCGGGTACTGCGCCAGGGACTGAAGCGGATGACGCGACAGGAGCGCGATGCCGTACGCGCCGCCGTACAGCCGCGTGGTGCCGAAGTGCGCGCGGTACTTCAGGCCGGTGAGCGCGGACAGCCGCTCCACCTGGTCCTCGCCGCGCGCGCGAGTGGAGCCCACGTCCACCTCCTGCAGCGCGACGACATCCGGGCCCTCCTGACGGATGACCTCCGCCACCTGCTCCAGCCCCTTGAGACCGGACTGGATGTTGAAGGTCATCACCCGCAGGGCGCCTGGGTCGCGCGCGGGGGCGGCGGCGACGGGGGTGGTGCCCGAGGACAGGGTGGGACGCACGGCGGGACCCGAGGCACAGGCCAGGGTTCCCGCGACGAACAGGGCGGTGAAGAGGGGGCTCGTTCGCATCAAGGGGGGCGATGGTAGGCCGCCCGCCCTCGCGCTGTCGTCCCGCCCCCCGGGGCCCGGCCGGAGGGCAGGCGGGCTCAGGCCTTACGGCGGCGGCGCGCGGCCAGCGCCGCGAACACCGCGATGAGCACCGCCGGAGCGCCGCTGGTGGCCGCGGAGCAGCCGCCCTCGTCCTCCTTGATGGGCGCCGGGTCGCTGCCGCCGGTGACGACCACATCCAGCGTGGCGTTGGCGTGCGAGTCACCCGTGGCGGCGCTGTCGCCGTTCACGGAGTTGCCGGCGGCGTACACCTTGTAGGTGCCGTTGGTGGCCGGGGCCACGAGCGAGAAGTCGAAGCGCGCCGAGCCGTCGGTGAAGGTCTTGGGCAGCGTGTGCGTCAATTCGCCGCTCATCAGCTTCGTGCCCGAGCCCGCGGTCAGCGTCGCGCCGTCCGCGGCCACGTTCATGCCGGCCTTCGCGCCAGGACCGCCGCTGATGATCAGCGAGTACTGCCCCGTCTGGCCCGCCGTCAGCGCCGTGGGCCCTTCCAGCGTCACCGTGGGGGCGCTCGAACCGCCGCCGTGGCAGCCGGACGCGGTGCAGGACACGCTCTGCTTGCCGCTGCGCCCGTTGATGCCCGTGGAGTTGGCGAACGCGGAACCCGCGACAAGGCACACCGCGACCGCGCCCACGGACGAAAGAATGGACCGCATGGAATGAACCTCCTGGGGGGAACTCAGGAAAGAGGAGGCCCCCCTTGTAGCGCGGCGCGGCGTGGAGTGCAGCAGGCGACACTCCCCTGTGACACGGAGGCAGGGCGTACCGCGACCTACAGCCGGGAGAAGGCGTCGTGGAGGGCCTTCTGGCCGCCGCGCTCCAGCACCTGGCCGTGGCAGACGACGACGCGCTCCACGTCCCACTTCATCGCACGCTGGAGGGAAGCGCGCACGGCCTCCGGGTCCTTGGTGAACAGGCGCAGGAAGCGCGGGGCGGCGAACCGGCCCAGGACGCCGTCCAGCCACAGGTACGCGCGCAGCTTCAGGCCTTCCGCGTGCGCGTAGTGGAAGGCCAGGTCGGTGACGATGGCGGTGCGGGACGGGCGGTGGAAGAAGAGGAACTCGTTGAGCTGGGGCATGCCGCGCACGTTCATCTGGTCCAGCACCGGGGCCCAGGCGGGGTCCGGCAGGTCCTCCAGCTCCAGGTCGATTCGCAGCGCCGGCTGCTTCGCGCGCAGCCCCTTGGGCGCCACCACGCGGGCGTCGGGGAAGGCCGCGGCCCAGTCCGGCAGGTGCAGGTGGTGGAAGAGGTTGGGGGCCACGAGGAAGCGCACCGGCCCCAGGGCCGCCACGGCGGCTCTCCGCTCCGGCGTGAAGGCGACGGGCGAGTGCACCCACAGCCCGCCGTCCGGCAGGCGGAGGACCGTCATCCGGCCGCCCACGGGGACGCCGAAGAGGGAGAAGGGGGCGTCGAACACGTGGACGTCGTCGGTGAGCTGGCGGGGCGCGGTGTCAGGGGGCGTGGGCATGGCGGGTCGTTTTCCAAGCACGGACGGCGTTCAGGGGACGAGTCCGGCCTGTGTCCGGCGTTGATTTCCGGAACATCCCGGCGTAGGCAACCCCCACTTTCCATCCCCTAGCAAGGTTCCCAAGCACATGGCCGAGAAGCTCACGCCCCGCGAGAAGGGCTTTTCCGAGTGGTACGTCGACCTGGTCCAGAAGGCGAAGCTCGCCGACTACTCGGACGTGAAGGGCTGCATGGTCATCCGCCCCAACGGCTACGCGCTGTGGGAGAACATCCAGCGGACGATGGACAAGATGTTCAAGGACACGGGCGTGAAGAACGCCTACTTCCCGCTGCTCATCCCGGAGTCCTTCCTCAAGAAGGAAGCCGAGCACGTGGAGGGCTTCAACCCGCAGCTGGCCGTCGTCACGCACGCGGGTGGCCAGAAGCTGGAGGAGCCGTACGTCATCCGGCCCACGTCCGAGACCATCATCAACCGCAGCTTCTCCAAGTGGATCCAGAGCTACCGCGACCTGCCCCTCCTGGTGAACCAGTGGGCCAACGTGATGCGCTGGGAGATGCGTACGCGCCTGTTCCTGCGCACCACGGAGTTCCTCTGGCAGGAGGGCCACACCTGCCATGAGACGGAGGCGGACGCGGAGGAGCGCACGCTGCAGATGCTGGAGGTCTACCGCACGTTCGCGGAGGACTACATGGCCATGCCCGTGCTGCCGGGGCGCAAGTCGGAGTCGGAGAAGTTCGCCGGCGCGCTGCGCACGTACAGCATCGAAGCCATGATGCAGGACAAGAAGGCGCTCCAGGCGGGCACCAGCCACAACCTGGGCCAGAACTTCGCCAAGGCCTTCGACACCACGTTCCAGGGCCGCGACGGCAAGGTGCACCACGTGTGGCAGACGTCGTGGGGTTCCTCCACGCGCCTCATCGGCGGCCTCATCCTCACGCACTCGGATGACGCGGGCCTCGTGGTGCCGCCGCGCATCGCGGCCACGCACGTGGTCATCATCCCCATCGCCGGCAAGGCGACGGACGCGGAGAAGACGCAGGTGATGGAGAAGTCGCACGCGCTCGCCGCGGACCTGCGCAAGGCGGGCCTGGGCGTGGTGGTGGACGACGACG
This DNA window, taken from Corallococcus coralloides DSM 2259, encodes the following:
- a CDS encoding DUF4336 domain-containing protein, with the protein product MPTPPDTAPRQLTDDVHVFDAPFSLFGVPVGGRMTVLRLPDGGLWVHSPVAFTPERRAAVAALGPVRFLVAPNLFHHLHLPDWAAAFPDARVVAPKGLRAKQPALRIDLELEDLPDPAWAPVLDQMNVRGMPQLNEFLFFHRPSRTAIVTDLAFHYAHAEGLKLRAYLWLDGVLGRFAAPRFLRLFTKDPEAVRASLQRAMKWDVERVVVCHGQVLERGGQKALHDAFSRL
- a CDS encoding MarR family winged helix-turn-helix transcriptional regulator — encoded protein: MQELMFSLGRRRSLRDPIASTCEQLQFTPPQVHALLWLGLDGSLTMGELARRLGVTEKTVTGVVDRLEREGHIVRERGETDRRIVRCRLTDKGKQTFAKLDRSMHRAMGVVMGMLDPDDRQALFRVLEKVLSKLDAPAPDTASGT
- a CDS encoding YdcF family protein → MLLCAGVLTGGVFGLAFWVDRFGRRERVTDADALVVLGARVLPGGVPSGALAARMEQAVALYRRGVAPWLVLSGGVGAHPPSEARVMRELAVAAGVPASACVLEEESHSTEANARFSARVLRERGARRVVVVSDPYHLLRARQCFRREGLEVATSPAPIEGRMGAWDRAYWTVREAFALLLHPRLLWARAPGGR
- the modA gene encoding molybdate ABC transporter substrate-binding protein, whose amino-acid sequence is MRRAWWGVLLVWVSVSSARAEEVLVFAAASATDALQALAPAFQQASGHRVRFAFGASSDLARQVVAGAPADAFLSADEAKLDVVDRAGLVQAGSRVDLLSNRLVVVVPVKSAVKVAGPADLKGLKRVVLAEPAAVPAGVYAKAWLTKAGVWADVAPRVVPAVDVRAALAAVEAGRADAGVVYATDAAQSKKVRVAFTVPEEDAPRIVYPAAALTQGKAPQGGLAFVRFLQTEGARKEFHQRGFLDASTAKAAPDAGVTGTAPDAGVPRALPVPKAGAGTRKDAP
- the proS gene encoding proline--tRNA ligase, which gives rise to MAEKLTPREKGFSEWYVDLVQKAKLADYSDVKGCMVIRPNGYALWENIQRTMDKMFKDTGVKNAYFPLLIPESFLKKEAEHVEGFNPQLAVVTHAGGQKLEEPYVIRPTSETIINRSFSKWIQSYRDLPLLVNQWANVMRWEMRTRLFLRTTEFLWQEGHTCHETEADAEERTLQMLEVYRTFAEDYMAMPVLPGRKSESEKFAGALRTYSIEAMMQDKKALQAGTSHNLGQNFAKAFDTTFQGRDGKVHHVWQTSWGSSTRLIGGLILTHSDDAGLVVPPRIAATHVVIIPIAGKATDAEKTQVMEKSHALAADLRKAGLGVVVDDDETKGPGFKYNEHELIGTCLRIELGPKDLAKGSCVMVRRDLRQKEFVSLDEAVAKAQAMLDQMQKDLFQKAKDFRDSHTFEVNSYEELKARAEDGFLLAHWDLDPKTEARIKDETGLTTRCRPFSLKQEPGKCVLTGNPSPGRIVFSKAY
- a CDS encoding MXAN_6652 family MXYO-CTERM-anchored protein, whose amino-acid sequence is MRSILSSVGAVAVCLVAGSAFANSTGINGRSGKQSVSCTASGCHGGGSSAPTVTLEGPTALTAGQTGQYSLIISGGPGAKAGMNVAADGATLTAGSGTKLMSGELTHTLPKTFTDGSARFDFSLVAPATNGTYKVYAAGNSVNGDSAATGDSHANATLDVVVTGGSDPAPIKEDEGGCSAATSGAPAVLIAVFAALAARRRRKA
- a CDS encoding endonuclease/exonuclease/phosphatase family protein, whose amino-acid sequence is MRTSPLFTALFVAGTLACASGPAVRPTLSSGTTPVAAAPARDPGALRVMTFNIQSGLKGLEQVAEVIRQEGPDVVALQEVDVGSTRARGEDQVERLSALTGLKYRAHFGTTRLYGGAYGIALLSRHPLQSLAQYPLPTPKGAEPRTLAHAVLDVDGREVSVYATHLIRRPFNGAARVRQSVFISQLLAKDTRPRLLMGDLNDDPDSRPVRLLRRQLQDVARVTRSDGTGTYPMPLFLPSLRIDYVMACGAFTPVSTRVLRVGVSDHYPVVADLRLVPPKAPVEAPVGAPVVVAPAGAAPAGSATAAAAP